The DNA segment GTCGCCGTAGACGTCGTTGAGTGAGCGCAGATCGTCGTCCAGGAAACACGGCGGGCCTGCCGACGGGACGACCCACGTCGAGCCGACCTGCTCGATGTACTGGCGCGCGCGATCCATCTGACGCTGACGCTTCTGGATACCGAAGTTCTTCTTCGCGCGCGAGACCATGTCGTAGACCATCGGGTACCAGATCGCACCCGAGTACTGCAGCATGTGCACGTCCACGGGACCGAAATTCTCGGTCATCACGTCCAGGTCCACCGGCCTCGCGTCGTTCATGTTGAACGCGACGGTCTTGCCGTCGGAGACCACCAGACCCGAGTCACCGATGGGACCGTCGGCTGGCGCGCGCAGCGCGATGATCATGATGTCGAGATCGCCCTTGGGACCGGAGATCGTGTGCTTGACCGAGTCCGTCGTCTCGTAGAACTTGTGGAAGCCGAGCTTCTCGAGCTCGTGCTTGAGATCGAGCACCGGGTAGTCCGGCAGCAGAACCGTGGCGTCCTTGTTGACGTGCTCGGCCAGGTTCTTCGGGTCGAAGTGGTCCTTGTGCAGATGCGAGACGTAGAGGTAGTCGCAATCACCGAGGGCGTCCCAGTCGAGGCCGGAGTTGTCGGGGAACGGGAACCACGACGCGTAGAACGACGGGTTCACCCACGGATCGCACAGGATGCTTCCTGCCTCGGTCCGAATATGGAATCCCGCATGTCCCACGCTGGTGACCTGCACTGATTTACCTCCTACGAGCCCGACGAACAAAGCTCCATCGTATGCGCCGTTTCGACCGGCCCTAACCCAGCGCGCAGTTGACGAGGTCACATTCGGGCGTGAGCGTGACGCCGAACTTCTCCTGCACCCCGTCGCGGACGTGCGCGGCCAGCGCCATGATGTCCGACGCGGTTGCCCCACCCCTGTTGGTGACGGCAAGTACGTGTTTGGACGACAGCGCTGCGGTGCCGCGGCCGAATTCGGTGCCGTAGCCGCGCGGGAAGCCCGCGTTCTGGATCAGCCAGGCGGCCGGAATCTTCGTTCCCGCGGGGTCGGGGAAGCTGGGCGCGTGCGCAGCGGCCTCGGGCACCTCGGGCAGTACCGGGTTGAGGAAGAACGATCCGACGCTCCACGTGTCGTGATCTTCTCCGTCGAGCACCATGCCGCGTTCGCCGCGCAGCGCCAGCACGGCCGCGCGCACGTCCGACACCGGTACGACGTCGCCGATCTGCACGTCGAGACGCTCCGACAACGCCGCGTAGCGAACCGGAAGCGACTCGGTCGTCTTCTTCAGCGCGAACGTCACGTCCAGAATCACGTACCGCGAGGATCGCTTGAACACCGACGACCGGTGCGTTCCGAAACCGCACTGCTCCGGCGTCCACACCGCCGTCTGCTCGCTCTCGCGGTCGTAGACGGTGAGGCTGTGCAACAGCTC comes from the Rhodococcus sp. SBT000017 genome and includes:
- a CDS encoding UDP-N-acetylmuramate dehydrogenase yields the protein MPTAISELTTIRVGGPAREFTVASNADELVSLVRDADRAGTDVLVIGGGSNLVVGDDGFDGRVVRVTGSRLDIDGEIVTVDAGIEWDAVVQATIDAGLSGMEALSGIPGTTGATPIQNVGAYGASTSELLHSLTVYDRESEQTAVWTPEQCGFGTHRSSVFKRSSRYVILDVTFALKKTTESLPVRYAALSERLDVQIGDVVPVSDVRAAVLALRGERGMVLDGEDHDTWSVGSFFLNPVLPEVPEAAAHAPSFPDPAGTKIPAAWLIQNAGFPRGYGTEFGRGTAALSSKHVLAVTNRGGATASDIMALAAHVRDGVQEKFGVTLTPECDLVNCALG